One genomic region from Gossypium hirsutum isolate 1008001.06 chromosome D13, Gossypium_hirsutum_v2.1, whole genome shotgun sequence encodes:
- the LOC121225158 gene encoding uncharacterized protein, which produces MRRRKVRQLSLVPGTPNSAETNSTDQQTAIGSKNISITPEKPTEIQIENGGTRGVRGCTLLKDLYELDPAERVKVCSNSFGQPVGSEARLLAGYLGILARNANMLPINFETWRQMPDSNNNQALDNVKVAKR; this is translated from the exons atgcggCGACGAAAAGTACGACAGCTTAGCCTGGTTCCAGGTACTCCAAACTCTGCGGAAACAAACAGCACTGATCAACAGACTGCTATTGGGTCTAAGAATATTTCTATTACACCTGAGAAACCTACAGAAATTCAAA ttgaaaatggtgggacgcgggGAGTTCGAGGGTGTACGCTACTGAAGGATTTATACGAGCTAGATCCAgccgagcgtgtcaaagtatgcagtaatagctttggtcagcctgttggatcagaagctcgtcttttagcaggatacttgggcattctagcacggaatgcaaatatgttgccaattAACTTCGAGACATGGCGACAAATGCCCGATAGTAACAATAACCAAGCTCTTGATAACGTTAAGGTAGCAAAACGTTAA